One genomic segment of Parus major isolate Abel chromosome 10, Parus_major1.1, whole genome shotgun sequence includes these proteins:
- the CELF6 gene encoding CUGBP Elav-like family member 6 isoform X3 has protein sequence MKDHDAIKLFVGQIPRNLEESDLKPLFEEFGRIYELTVLKDRFTGMHKGCAFLTYCARDSALKAQSALHEQKTLPGMNRPIQVKPADSEGRGEDRKLFVGMLGKQQSEDDVRRLFEPFGQIEECTILRGPDGASKGCAFVKYGSHAEAQAAINSLHGSQTMPGASSSLVVKFADTDKERTLRRMHQMAGQLGIFNPMTIQFGAYGAYTQAIMQQQAALMAAAQGTCLNPMAAIAAAQMQQMAAFNVSGLVAAPLTPSSGTSTPPGISTAPVPSIATPIGVNGFSPLPPQTNGQPASETIYTNGIHPYPAAYPTAYAPISQAFPQQAPLIPQQQREGPEGCNLFIYHLPQEFGDAELTQMFLPFGNVISAKVFVDRATNQSKCFGFVSFDNPTSAQAAIQAMNGFQIGMKRLKVQLKRPKDANRPY, from the exons ATGAAGGACCACGACGCCATCAAGCTGTTCGTGGGGCAAATTCCGCGCAACCTGGAGGAGAGCGACCTCAAGCCGCTCTTCGAGGAGTTCGGCCGCATCTACGAGCTCACCGTGCTCAAGGATCGCTTCACCGGCATGCACAAAG GCTGTGCCTTCCTCACCTACTGCGCCCGCGACTCCGCACTGAAGGCACAGAGCGCCCTGCACGAGCAGAAGACACTGCCAGGG ATGAACCGCCCCATCCAGGTGAAGCCGGCCGACAGCGAGGGCCGAGGAG aagACAGGAAGCTCTTCGTGGGCatgctggggaagcagcagagcgAGGACGATGTCCGCCGCCTCTTTGAGCCCTTTGGCCAGATTGAGGAGTGCACCATCCTCCGAGGGCCTGATGGAGCCAGCAAAG GTTGTGCCTTTGTGAAATACGGCAGCCACGCTGAGGCACAGGCTGCCATCAACAGCCTGCACGGCAGCCAAACCATGCCG GGTGCCTCGTCCAGCCTGGTGGTGAAGTTTGCAGACACGGATAAGGAGAGGACCCTGCGGCGGATGCATCAGATGGCGGGGCAGCTGGGCATCTTCAATCCCATGACCATCCAGTTCGGCGCCTACGGGGCCTACACGCAAGCG ATcatgcagcagcaggcagccctGATGGCGGCCGCGCAGGGCACCTGCCTCAACCCCATGGCTGCCATCGCTGCTGCCCAGATGCAACAAATGGCTGCCTTCAATGTCAGCGGGCTGGTGGCTGCCCCCCTCACCCCCTCTTCAG GTACGAGCACCCCTCCCGGGATCAGCACGGCGCCGGTGCCCAGCATCGCCACGCCCATTGGGGTGAATGGCTTCAGCCCGCTGCCGCCCCAGACCAACGGGCAGCCCGCCTCCGAGACCATCTACACCAACGGCATCCACCCCTACCCAG CAGCATATCCCACTGCCTATGCTCCCATCAGCCAAGCCTTTCCCCAGCAAGCACCCctcatcccacagcagcagagagaag GTCCCGAGGGCTGTAACCTGTTTATTTATCACCTGCCCCAGGAGTTTGGGGACGCGGAGCTCACGCAGATGTTTCTGCCTTTCGGCAACGTCATCTCTGCCAAAGTCTTTGTGGACCGTGCCACCAACCAGAGTAAATGCTTTG gTTTCGTCAGTTTTGACAATCCGACGAGTGCTCAGGCAGCCATTCAGGCCATGAATGGCTTCCAGATCGGCATGAAGAGGCTAAAAGTGCAGCTAAAGCGGCCGAAAGACGCCAACAGACCCTACTGA
- the CELF6 gene encoding CUGBP Elav-like family member 6 isoform X8 — protein MNRPIQVKPADSEGRGEDRKLFVGMLGKQQSEDDVRRLFEPFGQIEECTILRGPDGASKGCAFVKYGSHAEAQAAINSLHGSQTMPGASSSLVVKFADTDKERTLRRMHQMAGQLGIFNPMTIQFGAYGAYTQAIMQQQAALMAAAQGTCLNPMAAIAAAQMQQMAAFNVSGLVAAPLTPSSGTSTPPGISTAPVPSIATPIGVNGFSPLPPQTNGQPASETIYTNGIHPYPAQSPTVADPLQQAYAGMQHYAAAYPTAYAPISQAFPQQAPLIPQQQREGPEGCNLFIYHLPQEFGDAELTQMFLPFGNVISAKVFVDRATNQSKCFGFVSFDNPTSAQAAIQAMNGFQIGMKRLKVQLKRPKDANRPY, from the exons ATGAACCGCCCCATCCAGGTGAAGCCGGCCGACAGCGAGGGCCGAGGAG aagACAGGAAGCTCTTCGTGGGCatgctggggaagcagcagagcgAGGACGATGTCCGCCGCCTCTTTGAGCCCTTTGGCCAGATTGAGGAGTGCACCATCCTCCGAGGGCCTGATGGAGCCAGCAAAG GTTGTGCCTTTGTGAAATACGGCAGCCACGCTGAGGCACAGGCTGCCATCAACAGCCTGCACGGCAGCCAAACCATGCCG GGTGCCTCGTCCAGCCTGGTGGTGAAGTTTGCAGACACGGATAAGGAGAGGACCCTGCGGCGGATGCATCAGATGGCGGGGCAGCTGGGCATCTTCAATCCCATGACCATCCAGTTCGGCGCCTACGGGGCCTACACGCAAGCG ATcatgcagcagcaggcagccctGATGGCGGCCGCGCAGGGCACCTGCCTCAACCCCATGGCTGCCATCGCTGCTGCCCAGATGCAACAAATGGCTGCCTTCAATGTCAGCGGGCTGGTGGCTGCCCCCCTCACCCCCTCTTCAG GTACGAGCACCCCTCCCGGGATCAGCACGGCGCCGGTGCCCAGCATCGCCACGCCCATTGGGGTGAATGGCTTCAGCCCGCTGCCGCCCCAGACCAACGGGCAGCCCGCCTCCGAGACCATCTACACCAACGGCATCCACCCCTACCCAG CTCAAAGCCCCACGGTGGCAGACCCCCTCCAGCAGGCCTACGCCGGCATGCAGCACTATGCAG CAGCATATCCCACTGCCTATGCTCCCATCAGCCAAGCCTTTCCCCAGCAAGCACCCctcatcccacagcagcagagagaag GTCCCGAGGGCTGTAACCTGTTTATTTATCACCTGCCCCAGGAGTTTGGGGACGCGGAGCTCACGCAGATGTTTCTGCCTTTCGGCAACGTCATCTCTGCCAAAGTCTTTGTGGACCGTGCCACCAACCAGAGTAAATGCTTTG gTTTCGTCAGTTTTGACAATCCGACGAGTGCTCAGGCAGCCATTCAGGCCATGAATGGCTTCCAGATCGGCATGAAGAGGCTAAAAGTGCAGCTAAAGCGGCCGAAAGACGCCAACAGACCCTACTGA